ACCGACACCCAGGTCATCATCTTCACCGAGTGGATGGGGCGCAGCCCCAACCTGGTGGAGGACCAGGTGACCTATCCCATCGTGTCGGCGATGCTGTCGGCGCCCAGGGCCAAGGTCGTGCGCGGCTACTCCATGTTCGGCATGTCGTTCGTCTATGTCATCTTCCGCGACGGCACCGATGTCTATTGGGCGCGCAGCCGGGTGCTGGAGTACCTGAGCCAGCTCCAGGGCAAGTTCCCGCCCGGAGTCACTCCGCAGCTGGGGCCGGACGCGACCGGCGTCGGCTGGATCTATCAATACGCGCTGGTGGACAAATCGGGCCAGCACGACCTGGCGGAGCTGCGGGCGTTCCAGGACTGGCAGTTGCGCTACTGGCTGGCGAGCGTGCCTGGGGTGGCGGAGGTCGCCAGCGTCGGCGGTTTCGAGAAGCAATACCAGGTGGACCTCGACCCCGGCAAGCTGCTGGCCTACAACCTGCCGGTGTCGCAGGTGGTGGCCGCCATTCGTGCGGGCAACAACGACGTCGGCGGGCGCAGCCTGGAGATGACGGGCAAGGAGTACGTGGTGCGCGGGCGGGGCTACATCACCTCGACCGCCGAGTTGGAGCAGGCGGTGGTGGGGCGGCGCGGCGACGGCACGCCGCTTTTGCTGGGCGATGTCGCCAACGTTCACCTGGGGCCGGAGATGCGGCGCGGGCTGAGCGAGCTCGACGGGCGGGGGGAAGTCGTCGGCGGCATCGTCGTCATGCGCTACGGGGAGAACGCGCTCAACGTCATTCGCCGCGTCAAGGCCAAGCTGGCGGAGATCAAGCCCGGCCTGCCGCAGGGGGTCGAGGTCGTCCCTACTTATGACCGCTCCGCCCTCATCGGGCGCTCCATCGCCACCTTGCGCCGCACCCTGATCGAGGAGTCGCTCATCGTCTCGCTGGTCATCATCGTCTTCCTGCTGCACTTTCGCAGCGCGCTGATCGCGATCGTGATCCTGCCCATCGCGGTGGTGCTGGCATTCATCCCCATGCAGCGCATGGGCCTGTCCTCCAACATCATGTCGCTGGGGGGCATCGCCATCGCCATCGGCGCGATGGTGGACGCGGCGGTGGTGTTGATCGAGAACGCCCACAAGCGGCTGGAGCAGGCGGACCCCGCGCAGCCGCGCTTGGAGGTCATCATCCGCGCCGCCAAGGAGGTCGGCAAGCCGTTGTTCTTCTCGCTGGTGGTGATCACCGTGTCGTTCCTGCCGGTGTTCACCCTGGAGGCGCAGGAGGGGCGGCTGTTCAAGCCCCTGGCCTTTACCAAGACCTTCTCCATGGCCTTCGCCTCGCTGCTGTCCATCACCCTGGCGCCGGCGCTGATGGTGCTGCTCATCCGCGGCAAGATCCGCCCCGAGCACGAGCACCCGGTGAGCTGGCGACTGCAGCGCATCTACTACCCGTGGGTGAGCGCCCTCATGCGGCGCCGCCTGCTGAGCATCGGCCTGGCGGTGCTGGCGGTGGTCTCCAGCGTCCCCATTTTCTTCAAGCTCGGCTCCGAGTTCATGCCCCCCCTCAACGAGGGCGACATCCTCTATATGCCGACCACCCTGCCCGGGGTCTCGGTCACCGAGGCGGGCCGTTTGCTCCAGGTGCAGGACCGGCTGATCAAGGAGTTCCCCGAGGTCGAACGCGTCTTCGGCAAGGTCGGCAAGGCGCAGACCTCGACCGACCCCGCGCCGCTGGACATGATGGAGACGACGGTGCTGC
Above is a genomic segment from Armatimonadota bacterium containing:
- a CDS encoding CusA/CzcA family heavy metal efflux RND transporter; the protein is MIEKIIEFSARNQFIIYLLVVFMLVGGIWATRQVPLDAIPDLTDTQVIIFTEWMGRSPNLVEDQVTYPIVSAMLSAPRAKVVRGYSMFGMSFVYVIFRDGTDVYWARSRVLEYLSQLQGKFPPGVTPQLGPDATGVGWIYQYALVDKSGQHDLAELRAFQDWQLRYWLASVPGVAEVASVGGFEKQYQVDLDPGKLLAYNLPVSQVVAAIRAGNNDVGGRSLEMTGKEYVVRGRGYITSTAELEQAVVGRRGDGTPLLLGDVANVHLGPEMRRGLSELDGRGEVVGGIVVMRYGENALNVIRRVKAKLAEIKPGLPQGVEVVPTYDRSALIGRSIATLRRTLIEESLIVSLVIIVFLLHFRSALIAIVILPIAVVLAFIPMQRMGLSSNIMSLGGIAIAIGAMVDAAVVLIENAHKRLEQADPAQPRLEVIIRAAKEVGKPLFFSLVVITVSFLPVFTLEAQEGRLFKPLAFTKTFSMAFASLLSITLAPALMVLLIRGKIRPEHEHPVSWRLQRIYYPWVSALMRRRLLSIGLAVLAVVSSVPIFFKLGSEFMPPLNEGDILYMPTTLPGVSVTEAGRLLQVQDRLIKEFPEVERVFGKVGKAQTSTDPAPLDMMETTVLLKPPAQWRTVHRDRWHSRRAPEFLKRGLRHIWPEERRITWDELTDELDQRLRLPGVTNAWTMPIKARIDMLTTGIRTPVGIKVFGPDLQQIEKIGQQLETALKDVPGTRSVFAERTTGGYYVDIIPRREEAARYGLSIQQVQ